AATGGTAGTTGATTCTTTACGCCTAAGGTTTTGGCAGGAAGGAGACAGTATGGATTTCACATATTTTAAGAATTATCCTCAATCAATAAGCCTAGAAGACTATGAGCATCTCGATTAAGGAAGTTCAGAAGAAAACGGTGCATACAAATTCCTCAAAGGAAAGTTCTAAGAAGGACAGTGCTCTTACCCAATTGTTGCAGACTCAGATTGGAGAATCCAAATTGAAAGATAATTTTAAGGAGCACTTCTATTCTGAGATCGCACTTTTATTAGATTCTGGCTTGAACTTGAAAGCTGCACTTGACCTACTTCTGGAGCAACAGAAAAAGGAGAGTCATAGAATTCTTTTAGAGAAGATTTTAAAAGAGTTGACGCAGGGTAAGCGGTTTTCTGAAATATTAGAATTGGATAAGCAGTTTACGGCTTATGAGTATTTTTCAGTGCAGATTGGGGAAGAAACGGGTAATCTTTCTGAGATTTTAAAGAGGTTGGCGGATTTCTTTAGCCAAAGGATAAAACAAAAAAGAAATTTCATCGGAGCTATTAGTTATCCATTGGTGATCCTATTTACCGCGATTATTGCAATAACTTTTATGTTTTATTTCATGGTCCCCATGTTTAAAGAGGTTTTTGCAAGAATGGGTAATAATTTACCGTCGGTTACAAAGTTTGTGATTCGGATTTCCGAGAACATCGGACCAATATTTGGTCTGATACTAGTGACTTCCTTGATATTGGCAACTCTGCATCTTAGGTTACGGAAGAATTTAAACTATCGCTTCAATTTAGGAAGTGCCTTGGTGAGAATACCTTTAGTAGGTCCTTTAATTCTTGAGAACAATATCCTGAGGATGTTGCAAAGTTTGGGCTTATTACTCAGAGCTAAGGTGCCATTAGTACGTGCTTTAGATCTAAGTTCGAAAATGCTCTCTTTTTACCCATTACAGAAAGCCTTACAAGATGCTCAAAATAAGGTGCTGGAGGGTGAGGGTTTTTACAATGGTATTGCAGACAATAAATTATTGTCTCCCAAGCTAAAAGGCTTAATCAAAGTGGGGGAGGAGACAAATAATTTGGCCTTCTTGCTCGAAAAGCTAAGTGGCCAAACAGAAAGTGAGCTTGAGCATAAAGCCAAGGTTTTGGGTAATACAATGGAGCCCTTGATTATTGTTTTCTTAGGTTTTTTTGTCGCCTTAATTTTAATCGCGATGTATATGCCGATGTTCCAAATGAGTGCGTCTTATTGATTGTGCTTTTGTCATTTTGAACTAAACCTTTGCGGGGATAATAAATTGAAGTGATTCAGCTTCTTCCTCTATCTTTAATCCTTGAAACCCAATTTTTCCCGCAATGAAATGGCCTGGAATATTATCTAAATTTTTAGTCCTATTAGGTATCCTGTGCCTATCCGGGCAAGTAACAGCTCAGCATCGTGGGAGCTTGGATCCTTCATTCGGGAAGGCAGGGATTAGCCAATTGACATTAGGGAGCTTAAGCGAGCAAGCTCATGATGTGGTCTATTTAGCGGATGGCAGTTTGCTGGTAGCGGCAACGGTTCAAGCGAGTTTTACCACCGCTCAGTTTGCCCTGCTTAAGTTAAAGCCAAATGGCGCATTAGACAGTTCCTTTGCCACAAACGGACGGGTGATTACGGCTATTGAAGATCGCAGTGTTCCGGCCAGCATGGCATTGCAGCCGGATGGTAATATAGTGGTGGCTGGGGCTTCCAGATGGTTTGTGAATATAGTTCGCTACTTAGCCAATGGTGAGCTCGATACCAGCTTTGCAGATCAAGGAAAACTTATTCACGATTATCCAGGTTATTATAGCGAGCGATGTTTGAAGGTGCTAATTCAGAATGATGGCAAAATTCTCTGTCTGGGGCATGCTAGTCATTTTAGTAATGATAAACCCTTTTTCACTTTGTCGCGCTACCTTCCCAATGGCCAGATTGATAGTGCTTTTGGTTCAGATGGGGTAGTGATTGGATTGTCTGGGCGAGCCTATACTGGACTGCTTCAACAAGATGCCAAGATTCTAATTGCTGGTGTGGTAGATGGAGAATTCGCAGCCATGCGCTTCGATTCGAATGGAAGTCTGGATAGCAGTTTTGGAAGCCAGGGTTCCGTGCAAATCGCTATTGGAAATTTCGCCGAAGTTAGGGCTTCAGCTCAACAGGCGGATGGTAAATTGATATTTGCCGGTGCATCCGATTCTCTAGTCACCCTTATTCGTTGTCATCCGGATGGCAGCTTAGATCAAAGTTTTGGACAGAGTGGAATTAGCCAGCCGGCAGTTGGTAAAGTGCAGGATATAAAGCTTCGTGCGGATGGCAGCATGTATCTGGCTGGCGGCTCTCGACCACATACTGGGCAAGGGCATTTTCAGTTAATTCACCTATTGGGAGATGGTTCTTTGAACTTCAATTTTGCTCAGGGAGGAATATTACAAAGTCCGATGGGAATTTATTCCCTGGCCAATAGCCTGGCTATACAAGCTGATGGGAAAGTAGTTTTAGCCGGCGCTCGCTATGATAGTTCCGGTCAAGGCTTGGTGCTAAGTCGTTATTATGGTCAGCCGTGGATTAGCCTCCCTACTTATGCAGAACCTTCAACTATTGAAGTATTCCCCAATCCCATAAAGGATTTTGCCTGGATTCGAATGAAAGGTGAGCCTAATCAGCAATCCCTCTCCTTGTATAATACTCAAGACCAATGTATGCGCACTTTCAAAATTACCGGGCAGGAGCTATTTCGATTGGATCGAAACTCTTTGCCGGCCGGGGTTTATGTTTTGAAATCGGAAGGAGTGGCTGTGAGCTTGGTTTTGGAGTAGGCTGAATTGCAAATTCAGGCTAGCAAAGGAACATGTTTTATTAAAGATTTGATTAAAAAAAAGACCGAACTCTCGCCCGGTCTTCAAATCCCACAATTGACTAGCTTGAATTTGTAATTCAAGCTTCGCTATTAGTATTCAAGTTTCTAAAAAACAACTTGCACCATTAATTGCGCAGTCAAAAAGTTTAGTTGCGTGGCCTCAGGGTATTCGCGGTAATTCACCGCTACTAATACTTTCAAATCATTGCCTTTTAAATAGCGACTTAAGGCCAAGCCATAGGCATTGGAATTGCCCAACAAGGCATTCTGATTATTCTCAAATTCATTGTACACCGCACTGTAGCGCAGGTCTATGCCATAGCCGCCTCTGCTTACATAGCCCAATTGTCCGTTAAAGCCGGTGCCCAAATTGTAGTACTCGCTAATCTGAGTGGCAAGCAAGGGATCTTCAATACTGGGGTTCAGGTAGGTGCCCTCTAAATTGGTGGCGCTGCCCTGACCGTATTCCGCATAAAGTGATAATCCGCGATACTTCATCAAAAGATCGGCAAACCATTGGCGGTAGTCCGGATATTGCACTGCGCCGGCCCCATCATAAAGAACCAGTGTACCATGACCTTCACCAACTGCATCGCTGGCGCCATCATTGTAGCTACCGGCTAAACCAATAATCATCTTTAAGTCTTCTTCATGATTTAAATCGGCCAAGCCTTCTAAACCTCCTTCAGAGAAATCGCCCAAAGGCAAAAGGTCGATGCGGCCACTGTATTTAAATCCCCCTAAATCTACATCACGAGAATCCGCACCAAAGCTATTAATGCCATCCCCCGAAGTAAGGGACGCCTGTGGTATCACTCGGAAATTCTCAGTACCTAATTTCAAGTCCAGGAATAGGCCTAATTCACGGCCGCTTCTACTAAAAGACTCGCTAAATAGGCTGCGATCTGCAAACTGGAGATTGTTCTCCATAATCAACATCTCACGGTTATTGCCAATATTTTGCTTTTGTCCCATAGTGATGGTAAGGGCCTGCCAGGGATGATAGGCTACCCAAACATCCAATAGAGGATTGGTACGACTAAAGTCCAATTGCAGCAAGAAACTCAGCTTCTCTTCCTTGGCCTGACCTGAGAAATTGAAATAGGTGCGCTTGGAATTAAGCAGGAAATTGCCATCCTCAGTATCTACCTGCTGCCACTCGATATTGGGCTGAATAAAGCCACCTATTTTAAAGCGGTAGTCGCCATCCTGAAAATTGAAATTCAATCCTTCACCTAATTCAAATGAGGCTTGGTGATCATTAGGCTTTAATTGAGCCTGTAAGGCCTGGCCTGCAAATAAGGCCGCTAAGAGTATATATGCTTTTTTCATGATTTAGGGATGCAATTTTTTGTTGGAGAGGTATCGGTAATAAGGTAATTGAGCGCCCGCCTTGGTTTCAAATACCGAGAAGGAAACAAAGCTGTTGGGTGCTTCGGGTTCTAAGACTTCTATAGCCAGGTTCGCGTGCTTCTGATCCATATAAACCACGAAGCTGCCGGCGGGAATCTCCAGGCTTTCGGTCTTTAGTTCACATTGTAGTTCCTGGCGATGTACACCTTCATATTCTTCGGCTTCCTGCTGATATTCCCTAACCGTGTAGCTTTCTATTTCCAGGTTTTGTGGACTGTCCAGATTTTGCACTTCCAGGCCCAAGGTTTTAAGTCGTGCTACCAAGGCGGTGTTTTCCGGAAGGAGAATGTAGGCGGTGGGGCGGGTCCGACTAAGTTTAGCCGTAGATTGCCAGGCATCGCGCACTACGCCGCGCAATGAAATACTATCATTGCTTTCTACGTCGATCATATAAATGTCTCGTTCTTCCTTGAGGCGTTCGGTGCTTACTACCGCCGGACTTTGATCTTCTCGGGCTTTGGCGATTACGGCGCGTAATTCTTCACCATGCTCATAGCTGCTTTGCAAATAGGATAAGGCCACGGTAAAAGTGCTGAGCACACGTCTTTTAAAGGAAGTTCGACCTAAGCCAACGCCCCGGATTTCAATCAGGCTACTTACACAATTGGTAAGGGCATAGCTGGTAGCGCTGGAACGTGCATTATGAGATCCTTGATTAAACTGGATGGCGCCCATCACTTTGGTGCTCGAGAAATAATCATGGCTAGTCATGTTCTTCGCTTTTAGCGCATCGGCCGCAGCTTGCACAAAACGATCTTTGGTGTATAAGCGAAGGTTTTTAGGCACATTGAGGTTTCCCGAATAGAGAAACATCACATCATAAGGCACCGTAACTCCGTAGGAACTGAGGCGTGCATAGTCTCTACGAAAGGGACGGTATTCGTGGAAATCGACTGCTACCTCTGGGGCAAAGGCATTGAAAGCGGTTTTGAGAACCGTGCTTTCTGGCGCATTTAATTTGGTTTGATCCCGATTTAAATCCAGACCATTGGCGGCATAGCGACTGCCTTTATTCATGCCATCAATATTGGCCATAGGAACAATCGCGAGCTCCAAACGGTCCAGGAGCTTGAAGTAATCTGGCTTTTCCAATATTTGCTGAATAAGCCATAGCATGCCTTCTGTGCTGGCCGGTTCATTGCCATGCAAGCCCCCTTGCATCCATACTTTAATGGGCTGGCCACTCACATTGGCTTTTTTCAATTTTACTAAAGGGATTTTTTCACCTTTCTGGCTTTCGCCGATGAAGCTCAGGCTCATGGTCTCCGGATATTGAGCGGCTAGCTTTTGCAGAAAGGGCATCATATCCTCATATTCCGTAAAGCCACGCTTACTCTCAAAGGCCGGGGTGCTAATTTCAATATCAGGATCCGCGAAATAGCGCTCTGTAAGTTCCTTCGGTTGAGGACTAAATTGGGCCCTCAGCGTAAAATGGAAGAGGACTGCAATGATGGATATGGAATAACGCCAAGTCATCTTAAAAAGAGAATGTGGTGATTACCCGAGCGATCCATTCGTCGCCATCCATGGGCAAACTGTAAATATCATTGGAGCCGGCAGCGGCATTCACATAGGTTAGGGAAGCCTGAATTTTAAAGCCATAGCCCTTACCGAAGTATTTGCTCAGGCCCAAAGTATAGTAATTGGGACGATTGTAAAAAGTGCCATTATTCAAGAAGCTGTGTTGATCGGCTTCGATGTGCGTAAAGCGACCATCAATGGAGTAGCGCGAACGGAACATATAGCCAGCCTGAATATTGAAGGCTTGACCCAACATCAAACGGCCTTTTACATAATTTTCTATATTCTGCACTCCGTCCACCTCAAAGGTGCGAGATACAGTACCGTCATTTCGTACTCTTTGTGTGATGTCATCCGGCACCGTAGCGCTGGAGGCGGCGTATTCAGCTATCACGGTAATACCACGGTATTTAAACATCAGGTCGGCACCAAACTTGGCATAGTCCGGCAGCGATTCTTCATTGTCATTATTGAGATAGATGATGTCACCACTTCCACGACCCCGTCTGCTACTCATCCCGTAATTGATATTGTAGTAACCACCAATTACCAGTTTTGGACTGAGCTCTCGCACCACATCCGCCTGACGGAATTGACCAAAATAGGTGAAGAGACCAAAGGGTAGGTAATCCAAGCGACCGCCAACCTTAAGTCCGCCATGATCATTGCCCACAACATTTACTCCATCACCATTGGTTAGGGTGAGGTAGGGACGTAAATAATGTCCGCCATTAATCCACCAGGTCGCATCGGCAAAAAGCCCGAATTCACGAATACTGGCAAAGGAAGAGGTGAGTCTGCTCCGTTCAACCAGCATCAGGGTATTGGAACCCATCCACAATTCGCGGTTGTCGGTAGGCGTGGCCTTTTGGCCGAAGGTGAGTCGTATCCGGCGATTGAAATTATAGGCTACCCAAGCATCGAAAAGGAAGCCTGCAGCTTCATCACCGGTTTCAGAGTTCCCACTAAAATCGGCTTGAAAGCGGTATTCAATTTTCTGTTGGGCCGCTTCACCCGAAAGGCGTAAACGTAAGCGACGCATACGAAAGCGCTGTACCCCTTGATCGATTGCCGGATCGGTAAAGGATTTGTACTCGTAATAAGGCTGGAAGTAACCCCTAAGGTTTACAGTGTAATCCTTATCTCCGGTAAAGGTGAGGCCATCGCCAAGGATATACTGGTTTAAGCGGGGATTCTGTGCCCAGGCTTGAAAGCAGAGCCCGAGCAGCAATAAGGCCGTTCCGCCCAATTTTAGCAAATGGGAACTTTTCATTCGAAAGTGTCTTTTACAGTTAATTGCCCGTTCTCCATCATCATCTGACCCCGCGCGATTACGCTTTGTAATTGGAGTTGATCATCGAGAATGCAGAAGTCGGCATCAGCGCCTACCTTAATTCGTCCTTTATTGGCCAAGCCCAGGTTTTTCGCCGGACCCGATGTGATTGGCTTTAAGGCTTCTTCCAGCGCTAATCCACTTTGATGCAAGGCGCGCATTTCGTGGAAGTTCTCCGCAAATGAAGCGGCGCGTACCCCAATAAAGTTTTTGTTTTCATCCAATCGATCTAAGCCGGCATTACCATCGCTGCTAAAGGTCATTTGCTCGATAGAGAGCCCCTGGTCCATGGCGTAGATTACTGATTTATGCGGATCAGTATACTTGGATGCTCCGGTGGTGATGTCGATCATTCCTCCTAATTTGCCAAAAGCGATCGCCTGGTCGAAGAGGGATTTGGTTCGTCCCACATGGGTTGGGGAAATATGCTGAATGGGGAATTCATATTCTTCAACCACTCGGAAGAGTAGGTCCATTTGATCCTTCAAATTTCCGAGGTGGATATGGAGAATACCTTTTTTATTGGCGATCATTCCACCCACTCGAATTTCGCGTAATAAGCGCAGTAAATCCAGTTCGGAAGGATAAGAGGAGCGGATATCGGCAATGGCTATTTTGCAGCCTAAGACCTTATCGATAAAGATCATTTCCTCTTGCATCCGGCTCATGATATGGATGGGATCCAAACCGTAGTAGCCGCTGTACATATAGGCAGAAAGGCCTTCCATTTCCAAGGACCTAACCTTGGCATAGAGGCTTTTAATGCTGCGGGTAGAACCATCGGTGCCCAGCAGGCCCACCACGGTGGTAGTTCCGCATTGTACGAGGTCGGTCATTTTTACTTCGGGAGTCATAGAGGAGAATCCCCGCTTACCACCCGCGCCAATAATATGGATATGCTGATCGATAAACCCGGGGGTCACAATTTGACCCTGGGCATCCCAGCTTTTAAAATGCTTGTTGGCTTCGATCTTGGAGTCGATGGCCAGTATTTTCCCCTCGCCAAGCAGGATGTCCTGCATGCCTAAATCTTCGGGGGCAAATACATGTGCATTACGTATTAGTAACATAATTAGATAAAATGGTATATCAACATCACCACCAGGGCCAGCCCCAGGGGAATGAGATTTCGTTTCACAATTTGTAGAGTAGAAACCCCGGCAATATCTGCCGTGGCAATAAGAACCCCGGCTACCGGCGACACGGTGCGGCCCATAGAGGCGGCCAGGTTCATGGGTAAAATCATTTGGCTGGCCTTCACTCCAAATTGCTTGGCGATTTCAGGCACCAGCGGGGCAAAAGCAAAAAAGGCGGCATTTCCACTGCCCATGAGCATGGAGGCCAGGAAGATCATTACGGTCATTACAATGCCCACTCCAATCGCCTCAAAGCCTAAGTTTTGGGAAGCGTAGAGCAAGCCATCAATAAAGCCCATGGCAATCAGACCCTGCGAGAAGATATCCGCCGCGATAATCAGGGTAACTACCGTCTTGAAAATATTGCCCATTCCATTCCAGAAGGTTTTCAAAGAATCGAGTACTGGCTTGAGTTTCCGCTGACGAATAAACTCGAATATCAAAGCGATGAACAAACTGATGAACATGGCCGTGGTAGTGTCCAGTACAATGGGTTTAGAAAAGATCTGAAAGAAGTCGCTAAATACCACTAGCAATATCAATGGCAATACCGGGATAAGAGCATAAATGCGCGGTGCCTTCTTTTCTTCAGCATCAGAATTACTTTCTGCAGATGCCGCAGTGTTTTCGGCTTCCTCCGGATTCTTGCGATCGAAATAACGGTTCACGAAATAATAGGCCACCGCCACAATCAAAGAGAGGGGGAGTACCAAGGGTATCTGATGACCGAGGAAAAATTCAATGCTATTGTCTTCCACCAGAGAAACGGCGCTGGCCGTAATCGCCGAGGCAGGACCAATTCCAAATGCAGTACAAGCGGTAATCACAGAAACTGCGGATAAGCGGCTTACCCCTAAATTCACCAAAATGGGGAAGATGGAAGCCATTAACAAGAGGCCCAGGCCTGCCGCTGAGGGAATGCAGACAAAGAGCAATTGCCCGATGGGAATCACTGCTGCTGCTGTAGCGTGTGGATGCTTTCTTAAGAGGGAAAGCGGTTTCATGGCGATGCGCACCAAAGCTTTGGAAGCGCCAATGGCATCAGAATAGGCCACAAAGCCACCGATCGACATAATCATCAGGCCCACCTTGGCATTGGTTCCGGCAAAGGATTCTTTAAGTAAACGGAAGAGATCCAGGCCTTTGGAGCCCGTGCTCTTCATGGGTTCGGGAACCGGGAATTGCAGAATTAAAGCCAGGGCCAGCATAAGCAAACCGGCAATTAATAAAACTGCATGTGGGTGATATTTACGCAGCAAGAGCCTGGCAACTACCACAATAAAAAGAAGGGCTAATATGGGGCCTAAGCTATTCAAGGTCGACTATTAAAATGGACTACCGTCAGTGCGAGTGCCAGGTGAAAAGAGCACAGGGAAATTAGCGCCATGTTGCTCGAAATCACCGGTAAGGTCCGGATTTCGGGTATAAGATTCGTTTGGATTATTGGAGAGCGGCTCAATGTCGAAGCTCAAAACCACCTCACCATTGGCATCCTTTAAAGTCATGATGTCACCCGCATTGTTGAGGTTTAAGTCTCCACTAGTTGAGGTTTGCACAATAGCGCCACCAAAATTGCCGGTAGGCGTTCCACCACCAAATACAACTATAGCTCCTCCCGCCGGTACGATGGTATTCGGAGGGAAGGTGTGATTTGGGGTTCCGGCCGTTAAATTTTCGGTATCAAAAATTTGGTAACCACTGAGGTCCGCCGCTTGCGAAGAAAGATTAACGAATTCGAGAAATTCATCTTCATTTTGGGCATAGCTGCCATCGCCATTGGCATCACCTTCTAAACCACTATTGGAAGGATCGTAAAGAATCTCATTTAAAATGATTTGCGATTCCAGGGGCACATCATCATCCTCAATCGTAATGGTGATTCCGGCGGTAGTTCCTGCTGATCCACCTGAAATAGAGGCGATGCTCACTTCAATACTTTCGTTGCCTTCTTGTAAGGTGTCTTGCACAGCAGTAATCAGAATAGAAGCAGAGAGGCTTCCTGCTGGAATACTGATTTCGGTATCACTCAAGAGATAGTCTACTCCATCACCAAAAGCAGTGCCTCCGAATAGCAAGCTAACATTGACATCTTGGCTAGTGGTGGCGGCCAAAGTAGCGCTCAGATTTATACTTCCATTAGCTTCAATCATGCTTGGCATATCGGCCGAGAGAGCCACTGCCGGACCGGTATAAGGAGCAGGTCCATCAACATCATCAGTAGCGCAGGAGCTTAATCCAAGGATCAGCGTAGAAAGGCCCAGGCCTGCAAATTTTATAAGGCGCATAGCTTCAAATTAAAATGAAAATGGGGAGCGAAGCATTCCGCTCCCCAGGGGTTCTAGTGTTTAACGAATAATTGGCTGGCACTTTCGCCCTCGCCAAAGGCACGCAATAAATAGGTGCCAGGGGCCAGGCCTGAAATATTTAGTGCATTAGCTTGCTTAGTCTCCATCAGCAGCTGGCCGTTCAAGGTATAAAGTTCAATTTGATCAATCTGAACCGGAGATTTTACCTGGATTTGATCATGAGCAGGATTGGGGAAAATTTCCATTTGGAAGGCCTGATTTAATTCCTTCAAACCAATATCCTGATTGCTGATGTGAATGGTGTCGGTTCCACTAATTCCAGTGCCATCATTGGCAGTGGCAGTAACTACTACCGAGCCGTTTGAAACGGCAGTTAATAAACCGGTAGCGCTAATGGTGGCGATGCCATTTCCGGCGGGTACCGACCAACTTACAGTTGTGTCTGCTGCAAAATTGGGCATAACCATAGCCTCCATTTGAAGGGTGCCGGCTAAAGTGGTAATACTGTCTCCGC
The Croceimicrobium hydrocarbonivorans genome window above contains:
- a CDS encoding type II secretion system F family protein, which codes for MSISIKEVQKKTVHTNSSKESSKKDSALTQLLQTQIGESKLKDNFKEHFYSEIALLLDSGLNLKAALDLLLEQQKKESHRILLEKILKELTQGKRFSEILELDKQFTAYEYFSVQIGEETGNLSEILKRLADFFSQRIKQKRNFIGAISYPLVILFTAIIAITFMFYFMVPMFKEVFARMGNNLPSVTKFVIRISENIGPIFGLILVTSLILATLHLRLRKNLNYRFNLGSALVRIPLVGPLILENNILRMLQSLGLLLRAKVPLVRALDLSSKMLSFYPLQKALQDAQNKVLEGEGFYNGIADNKLLSPKLKGLIKVGEETNNLAFLLEKLSGQTESELEHKAKVLGNTMEPLIIVFLGFFVALILIAMYMPMFQMSASY
- a CDS encoding porin family protein codes for the protein MKKAYILLAALFAGQALQAQLKPNDHQASFELGEGLNFNFQDGDYRFKIGGFIQPNIEWQQVDTEDGNFLLNSKRTYFNFSGQAKEEKLSFLLQLDFSRTNPLLDVWVAYHPWQALTITMGQKQNIGNNREMLIMENNLQFADRSLFSESFSRSGRELGLFLDLKLGTENFRVIPQASLTSGDGINSFGADSRDVDLGGFKYSGRIDLLPLGDFSEGGLEGLADLNHEEDLKMIIGLAGSYNDGASDAVGEGHGTLVLYDGAGAVQYPDYRQWFADLLMKYRGLSLYAEYGQGSATNLEGTYLNPSIEDPLLATQISEYYNLGTGFNGQLGYVSRGGYGIDLRYSAVYNEFENNQNALLGNSNAYGLALSRYLKGNDLKVLVAVNYREYPEATQLNFLTAQLMVQVVF
- a CDS encoding lamin tail domain-containing protein — encoded protein: MRLIKFAGLGLSTLILGLSSCATDDVDGPAPYTGPAVALSADMPSMIEANGSINLSATLAATTSQDVNVSLLFGGTAFGDGVDYLLSDTEISIPAGSLSASILITAVQDTLQEGNESIEVSIASISGGSAGTTAGITITIEDDDVPLESQIILNEILYDPSNSGLEGDANGDGSYAQNEDEFLEFVNLSSQAADLSGYQIFDTENLTAGTPNHTFPPNTIVPAGGAIVVFGGGTPTGNFGGAIVQTSTSGDLNLNNAGDIMTLKDANGEVVLSFDIEPLSNNPNESYTRNPDLTGDFEQHGANFPVLFSPGTRTDGSPF
- a CDS encoding M14 family metallopeptidase, producing MTWRYSISIIAVLFHFTLRAQFSPQPKELTERYFADPDIEISTPAFESKRGFTEYEDMMPFLQKLAAQYPETMSLSFIGESQKGEKIPLVKLKKANVSGQPIKVWMQGGLHGNEPASTEGMLWLIQQILEKPDYFKLLDRLELAIVPMANIDGMNKGSRYAANGLDLNRDQTKLNAPESTVLKTAFNAFAPEVAVDFHEYRPFRRDYARLSSYGVTVPYDVMFLYSGNLNVPKNLRLYTKDRFVQAAADALKAKNMTSHDYFSSTKVMGAIQFNQGSHNARSSATSYALTNCVSSLIEIRGVGLGRTSFKRRVLSTFTVALSYLQSSYEHGEELRAVIAKAREDQSPAVVSTERLKEERDIYMIDVESNDSISLRGVVRDAWQSTAKLSRTRPTAYILLPENTALVARLKTLGLEVQNLDSPQNLEIESYTVREYQQEAEEYEGVHRQELQCELKTESLEIPAGSFVVYMDQKHANLAIEVLEPEAPNSFVSFSVFETKAGAQLPYYRYLSNKKLHP
- the iadA gene encoding beta-aspartyl-peptidase gives rise to the protein MLLIRNAHVFAPEDLGMQDILLGEGKILAIDSKIEANKHFKSWDAQGQIVTPGFIDQHIHIIGAGGKRGFSSMTPEVKMTDLVQCGTTTVVGLLGTDGSTRSIKSLYAKVRSLEMEGLSAYMYSGYYGLDPIHIMSRMQEEMIFIDKVLGCKIAIADIRSSYPSELDLLRLLREIRVGGMIANKKGILHIHLGNLKDQMDLLFRVVEEYEFPIQHISPTHVGRTKSLFDQAIAFGKLGGMIDITTGASKYTDPHKSVIYAMDQGLSIEQMTFSSDGNAGLDRLDENKNFIGVRAASFAENFHEMRALHQSGLALEEALKPITSGPAKNLGLANKGRIKVGADADFCILDDQLQLQSVIARGQMMMENGQLTVKDTFE
- the dcuC gene encoding C4-dicarboxylate transporter DcuC — encoded protein: MNSLGPILALLFIVVVARLLLRKYHPHAVLLIAGLLMLALALILQFPVPEPMKSTGSKGLDLFRLLKESFAGTNAKVGLMIMSIGGFVAYSDAIGASKALVRIAMKPLSLLRKHPHATAAAVIPIGQLLFVCIPSAAGLGLLLMASIFPILVNLGVSRLSAVSVITACTAFGIGPASAITASAVSLVEDNSIEFFLGHQIPLVLPLSLIVAVAYYFVNRYFDRKNPEEAENTAASAESNSDAEEKKAPRIYALIPVLPLILLVVFSDFFQIFSKPIVLDTTTAMFISLFIALIFEFIRQRKLKPVLDSLKTFWNGMGNIFKTVVTLIIAADIFSQGLIAMGFIDGLLYASQNLGFEAIGVGIVMTVMIFLASMLMGSGNAAFFAFAPLVPEIAKQFGVKASQMILPMNLAASMGRTVSPVAGVLIATADIAGVSTLQIVKRNLIPLGLALVVMLIYHFI
- a CDS encoding porin, encoding MKSSHLLKLGGTALLLLGLCFQAWAQNPRLNQYILGDGLTFTGDKDYTVNLRGYFQPYYEYKSFTDPAIDQGVQRFRMRRLRLRLSGEAAQQKIEYRFQADFSGNSETGDEAAGFLFDAWVAYNFNRRIRLTFGQKATPTDNRELWMGSNTLMLVERSRLTSSFASIREFGLFADATWWINGGHYLRPYLTLTNGDGVNVVGNDHGGLKVGGRLDYLPFGLFTYFGQFRQADVVRELSPKLVIGGYYNINYGMSSRRGRGSGDIIYLNNDNEESLPDYAKFGADLMFKYRGITVIAEYAASSATVPDDITQRVRNDGTVSRTFEVDGVQNIENYVKGRLMLGQAFNIQAGYMFRSRYSIDGRFTHIEADQHSFLNNGTFYNRPNYYTLGLSKYFGKGYGFKIQASLTYVNAAAGSNDIYSLPMDGDEWIARVITTFSF